The window TTTGCGGCCATCTCAGAAAAGTACTTTGGAGAAAATATTATTTCGAATGACTAATAACGATGGAGTCGTCGTGGTGGATGTCAACGATTTTGAAAGGAGGCCTGCACGATGCAGGTCAGTTAGCCGTTGTCACATGGATGCGACGGACATAGGCAAACATCCTGTGCGAGCACAATTCTAAAACCTAACGCAATTAAGCCGAAGCATAATTGAAAGAAAGGAAGTGGTAATCAATGAGTAGGGAAATGCAAATAGCACTTGACTCTATTTGGCCGATTTTGAAAGCGGGACTAATTGTGACGATTCCGCTTTCACTCGTTGCTTTTGCGATTGCCTTAGTAGTTGCGGTTTTGACGGCGCTAGCCCGCATTTCAAATTATAAAGTTTTGCGTGGTATTTTCGGAATTTATGTATGGATTTTCCGTGGAACGCCAGTGCTTGTGCAACTATTTATCGTATTCTTTGGATTTCCAAAAGCAGGAATAACACTGGATGCATGGACGGCCGCGATTATTACATTTTCTTTAAACACAGGTGCATATGCATCGGAATCGATTCGTGCTTCAATTTTAGCGATTCCAAAAGGGCAATGGGAAGCAGCTGAATCACTAGGGATGACGTATTGGCAAGTATTGCGTCGTGTAATTGCGCCACAAACCATTCGCATTTCATTGCCACCTATTACGAATGACTTTATTGATTTAGTAAAAGGGACGTCGCTTGTTGCCAGCATTACGCTAGCGGATATGTTTATGATCGGACAACAAATCACAGCACGTACATATGAGCCTTTACTTATTTATTCGCTGTGTGCAGTTATTTATTTAATTTTTATAAGTTTTTTGATGTTTTTACAAGGTAGGCTTGAAAAATATGCGTCTAAATATGTATAAGAAAGGAGTGGCTTCGTATCGTAAAGTTTCAGCAAGTAACTAAATATTTTGGGCAGCAAGAAGCGTTGAAAAATATTAATTTGACCCTTAATAAAGGTGAAACAACGGTTATTTTAGGTCCTTCTGGCTCTGGGAAGTCCACCCTTCTTAGATGTATTAACTTGTTAGAAAAGCCAGAAAAAGGTACGATTTCTATAGATGACATTATGATTGATTTAACAAAACCTGTAGAGAAAAAGGATACATTGGCAATTCGTCAACGCACAGCGATGGTGTTCCAAAGTTTTAATCTATTTCCACATATGAAAGTGCTTGAAAATGTCATTGAAGGACCGGTAACTGTTCTAAAAGAACAAAGGGTAAACGCTGTGACGAAAGGTCAATTATTACTGGCAAAAGTAGGCCTTAGCCATAAAATGGACAGCTATCCTTCGAAATTGTCAGGCGGGCAACAGCAACGAGTCGCAATTGCGCGGGCTTTGGCGATGGAGCCGAAGTTTTTACTATTTGATGAACCGACAAGTGCACTAGACCCAGAATTAGAAGGCGAAGTGTTGAAAGTGTTAAAGGATCTTTCAGAAGAAGAAAAGTCCATGATAATCGTGACGCATAATTTAAATTTTGCACGCGAAGTAGCGGACCGAATTTTATTTTTAGAACATGGCGAAATTGTTTTTGATGGTGCGACTGCCCACTTTTTCGAGCAAAATGACAATATTCGCATCAAATCATTTATTCAATCAATGCAATTCATTTAATTAATTTTAACGGAATTTAAAGGAGGAACAAACAATGGCAACAGAAAAAACAAATGTAGAAAGCTTTGATTTAGACCATACGAAAGTGGTCGCACCGTATGTACGTCTGGCAGGTACGAAGCAAGGTCAGCACGGGGATGTTGTAACAAAGTATGATATTCGCATTAAACAACCAAATAAGGCGCATATGGAAATGCCGGCTCTCCATTCATTAGAACATTTAATGGCAGACCGTATCCGCAATCATTCTGACGCTGTCGTGGATCTTTCGCCAATGGGTTGTCAAACAGGCTTTTACGTTTCATTTTTAAACTATGATGATTATGAAGGCATTTTAACTATATTAGAGAAGACTGCACAAGATGTACTCGCTGCAACTGCTGTACCTGCATGTAATGAAGTGCAATGTGGATGGGCTGCGAGTCATAGTTTAGAAGGTGCACAAGCATTAGCGCAAGAATTTTTAGAAAAACGGAATGAATGGCATATAATATTTAAAGTGGAATAATCGGCTAAATAAAAAGGAATGGAAAATCACAAACAGTGGATTTCCATTCCTTTTATTTTTATACTAACGGATCTCCCTCTAGGTTATTCCAATAATTTCCGACGAAATCTTGTAAAAACTTAGTGATTACTTGCTCGTATTCAAATGGCGATACATTGAACGATTGTGCGTGAGCGCCGTCCTTAAATATTTTTAACATTTTTGCATCCGGCTTCGCATCAAAAAGCTGTTCCGTCATAGTAGACGGGATAAAATCATCGGGCTCACTATGAATAAATAACGTAGGTTTCCTTATATTTTTTACAGCCAACTTAGGATTTACATGATCAAACGAATAGCCTTCACGCAGTCGAATAAAAATATTAGTAAAATGGATGGCAAACTTAAAATCGATGGATATGGAATTTTTGATAATGCGCGCAAGTAATTCACGGAAATCTGAAAATGCGCAATCCGAAATATAAAAAGATGCATTATCCTCGACCGTACCTGCATAGAGCAAAGTCGTTGCAGCGCCCATGGATTCGCCGTGAATGCCTAACAATGCATTCTCACCGATAATAGCCTTTACCGCTTGCACAATCGCTTGTAGATCATATTTTTCATAATGACCATAACTAGTCGTTTTACCCCCAGAATCTCCGTGGCGGCGATGATCATAAACGACCGTGTTAAAGCCTAGTCTTTCGTACATGCGTGCATATTTAATCGAATTCATTTTACTTTCGGTCACGCCATGGCAAATAATCATCGTATTTTTTGTCGTTAGGGGCTTTAGAAAAATCCCTTTTATTGTGTAATCGTTCGGGGATTGGATTGTTAATTCTTCTTTTAAACAGCCATTAAACCATGCTTCGTCAAATCTTTTTGCTTTCACTTCACGATCATAGATGAAGGCTGCATCTTTAGGTTTAATATACATTAATCGGTTTGTTAGCATAATTCCTGAAACAGCCGTTGCGGTAGCTAAAAAAGTTGTCGCGATACTAGAAGCTAACATAAATTTCTTTTTCATCGTTCGCACCTCACTTGTTTTAGTAATTTCCTATTTGAAACACTATAATACAACAGAAAACACAAATTATTTAAGTAGAAAAAATAAACCTATCTCGAAAATATTCGGAATGTTTGTTAAAATTATGCTGACGGATGAATTTTAAACATTCGCTTAACAAAGGGAACTGACAAGCAAAGGGGGAAAATTTGTGTCACAAGAAGTCGTAATTGTAAGTGCAGTACGTACAGCAATTGGTGCATTTCAAGGAACGTTAAAAGATATTGCAGCGCCGGTTTTAGGTGGGATTGTAATGAAAGAGGCTCTACAACGAATTAACTTAGATCCTAATTTAGTAGATGAAGTAATTATGGGGAATGTGTTAGCAGCAGGTTTGGGACAAAATTCAGCACGTCAAGCGAGCATACATGCAGGCTTACCGAATGAAGTGTCGGCAATGACTATTAATAAAGTATGTGGTTCAGGTTTAAAAGCGGTGCATTTAGCGGCTCAAGCAATTGCAGTTGGGGATGCAGATATTATTATTGCGGGCGGCTTTGAAAATATGAGCCAAGCACCATATGTTTTACAAAATGCACGTGAAGGTTTCCGAATGGGTGACCAAAAGGTTGTTGACACAATGATTAAAGATGGCTTATGGTGTGCATTTAATGACTACCATATGGGCGTTACGGCTGAAAATTTATGCGATTTACATCAAATTACAAGAGAAGAGCAAGATGACTTTTCTGCACGCTCACAAGCACGTGCCGCAGCGGCCATTGCAGCAGGCAAATTTTCAGATGAAATTGTGCCAGTTGAAATTCCGCAACGAAAAGGGGAGCACATTGTTTTTGCACAAGATGAATATGTGAAGCCAAATTCGACAACGGAAAAACTAAGTACGTTACGACCGGCTTTTAAAAAAGAAGGTTCGGTTACAGCTGGCAATGCATCGGGAATTAATGATGGCGCGGCAGCTGTAATTGTTATGTCAAAAAAGCGTGCACTTGAGCTTGGTTTGACGCCAATGGCCACAATTTTAGCCAATGCGAGTGCAGGTGTTGATCCGTCCATTATGGGGGTAGGACCGGTTCAAGCTGTGAAAAAGGCGTTGTCAAAATCAAATTTAACGTTAGAACAGATGGATTTAATTGAAGCAAATGAAGCGTTTGCTGCACAAGCGATAGCAGTTGATCGCGAACTTGCCTTCAATCATGATAAACTAAATGTAAATGGTGGCGCGATTGCACTCGGACATCCAATTGGAGCGAGTGGCGCACGTATTTTAGTCACGCTTTTACATGAGATGCAAAAGCAGGATGCAAAGCTTGGTCTTGCTACTTTATGCATCGGAGGCGGGCAAGGTGTCGCAACAATCGTCCAACGCTAATAAAATTGTAGGTGAATAAAAGATGGCAAGGAAAAAACAACAACAAACGAACAATGGATTTGAGCTACCGAAAGAAAAGGCGGCAACATTAGCTGATCAGTTAGGTGGTGATGTGCTGGCGAAATTGAAGGCAGCCAAAAAAGATATGCTTGCGGAAGAAAAGGTTCAAGAAGAAGAGCGTATCGCAAAAGCTGCATTTGAACGCAAGCAACGCGAGAAAAATATGAGTTTTGAAGAGCTGTTAGATCAATACGGTAATAAAGGTTCGAAATTTTAATTTCATAAAGGAAATTAAAAAAAGCTGAGCATTTTAACTGTGCGCAGCTTTTTTTGTGATAACTCGTTTAATGGAAACAATACTTTTGACTAATAGTAAAAAGAAGATAGCACCTGCAGCATCAATAAGCACATCATCGAAAATTCCTGTTCGCCCAGGGATTTGACTTTGACGATACTCATCTAAACAAGCGATAATAAAAATAGTTACAAATGCTAAAATACTTGGAAGCCGCCATCTTAGTTTTAAAAATAAGAAATAAAAAATGACTGTAAGCATGCCATAACCAATAAAATGTGTTGCCTTGCGAATTAAAAATTCAATAAAGTAAAAATAGCCTCTTGATTCAATTGAAATAATCGTTCCCCAATAAGGTATTTCAAGCGAACTTAAAGCGCCTTCTAATGGTTTGTCTTTTAATAGTGTGCGGAGTTCGGGTACAATCGTTTGTTGCTGATAGGTCATATTGGAGGCGTAAATAACGATGATAAGCGCAGCAATCGTGAGTATAATAGCTTTTTTCATCGGTGTTCTGTATAACGCTCCGGCTCTATCCATTCAAGTAAAGTAGAAATCGAATCGATTTGTTGCGCTTTTTGATACGCTGTCAAATTTTGCTGAAGCTGTTCCATCGTTCGCGCTCCAATGACAGTGGAAGCAATTGTTTCATATTGCAAATTAAACGCAAGAGCCGCTGCATGAACATCTTCATAGTGGTGCTCAATCTTTTTTATGATTTCATGCACGTGTTCTTTTTCATACCCCATATAGGATTGCAGACGATTACGCCAGTCATTTGTAAGCAAGCCTTTTGCAATCGAACCCCGTGTCACAACAGAAGCACCAGACTGTTGAATGGACGTGAAATATTCGCTTGCTCGTTGATCTAAAATATTTAGTTGCATCATGTTACTAATGGCGGCACTATCTTTTAAAAAGGGAATGAAAACATTAGGGCGGATTGATGAAATCCCATATTCGCGAATGAGCCCTTCCTTTTTTAGTTGGTTAAATGTGTCGATAATTTCCTCCCAATTGTCATCGATTGTTCCACCATGTAGTTGATAAACATCGATATAATCCGTTTGCAGTCGACGAAGACTGTCTTTTACGGCTTGTTTCAAATAGGCAGGTGAAGCGTCCCAGTGCCAGCCTTCTTTGCCCTCTTCCCAGCGATTTCCTCCTTTCGTTGCTAAAATGATGTCGTGTCGATTTTTCTTCAC is drawn from Solibacillus sp. R5-41 and contains these coding sequences:
- a CDS encoding amino acid ABC transporter permease; this translates as MSREMQIALDSIWPILKAGLIVTIPLSLVAFAIALVVAVLTALARISNYKVLRGIFGIYVWIFRGTPVLVQLFIVFFGFPKAGITLDAWTAAIITFSLNTGAYASESIRASILAIPKGQWEAAESLGMTYWQVLRRVIAPQTIRISLPPITNDFIDLVKGTSLVASITLADMFMIGQQITARTYEPLLIYSLCAVIYLIFISFLMFLQGRLEKYASKYV
- a CDS encoding amino acid ABC transporter ATP-binding protein, giving the protein MVKFQQVTKYFGQQEALKNINLTLNKGETTVILGPSGSGKSTLLRCINLLEKPEKGTISIDDIMIDLTKPVEKKDTLAIRQRTAMVFQSFNLFPHMKVLENVIEGPVTVLKEQRVNAVTKGQLLLAKVGLSHKMDSYPSKLSGGQQQRVAIARALAMEPKFLLFDEPTSALDPELEGEVLKVLKDLSEEEKSMIIVTHNLNFAREVADRILFLEHGEIVFDGATAHFFEQNDNIRIKSFIQSMQFI
- a CDS encoding S-ribosylhomocysteine lyase — encoded protein: MATEKTNVESFDLDHTKVVAPYVRLAGTKQGQHGDVVTKYDIRIKQPNKAHMEMPALHSLEHLMADRIRNHSDAVVDLSPMGCQTGFYVSFLNYDDYEGILTILEKTAQDVLAATAVPACNEVQCGWAASHSLEGAQALAQEFLEKRNEWHIIFKVE
- a CDS encoding alpha/beta hydrolase; translated protein: MKKKFMLASSIATTFLATATAVSGIMLTNRLMYIKPKDAAFIYDREVKAKRFDEAWFNGCLKEELTIQSPNDYTIKGIFLKPLTTKNTMIICHGVTESKMNSIKYARMYERLGFNTVVYDHRRHGDSGGKTTSYGHYEKYDLQAIVQAVKAIIGENALLGIHGESMGAATTLLYAGTVEDNASFYISDCAFSDFRELLARIIKNSISIDFKFAIHFTNIFIRLREGYSFDHVNPKLAVKNIRKPTLFIHSEPDDFIPSTMTEQLFDAKPDAKMLKIFKDGAHAQSFNVSPFEYEQVITKFLQDFVGNYWNNLEGDPLV
- a CDS encoding acetyl-CoA C-acetyltransferase, producing MSQEVVIVSAVRTAIGAFQGTLKDIAAPVLGGIVMKEALQRINLDPNLVDEVIMGNVLAAGLGQNSARQASIHAGLPNEVSAMTINKVCGSGLKAVHLAAQAIAVGDADIIIAGGFENMSQAPYVLQNAREGFRMGDQKVVDTMIKDGLWCAFNDYHMGVTAENLCDLHQITREEQDDFSARSQARAAAAIAAGKFSDEIVPVEIPQRKGEHIVFAQDEYVKPNSTTEKLSTLRPAFKKEGSVTAGNASGINDGAAAVIVMSKKRALELGLTPMATILANASAGVDPSIMGVGPVQAVKKALSKSNLTLEQMDLIEANEAFAAQAIAVDRELAFNHDKLNVNGGAIALGHPIGASGARILVTLLHEMQKQDAKLGLATLCIGGGQGVATIVQR
- a CDS encoding YqkE family protein, which translates into the protein MARKKQQQTNNGFELPKEKAATLADQLGGDVLAKLKAAKKDMLAEEKVQEEERIAKAAFERKQREKNMSFEELLDQYGNKGSKF
- a CDS encoding VanZ family protein, whose protein sequence is MKKAIILTIAALIIVIYASNMTYQQQTIVPELRTLLKDKPLEGALSSLEIPYWGTIISIESRGYFYFIEFLIRKATHFIGYGMLTVIFYFLFLKLRWRLPSILAFVTIFIIACLDEYRQSQIPGRTGIFDDVLIDAAGAIFFLLLVKSIVSIKRVITKKAAHS
- a CDS encoding aldo/keto reductase; amino-acid sequence: MKKRILGTSPIEVSEISLGCMSLPPNKALAANVIAAALDYGINYFDTADLYDRGVNEEIVGALVKKNRHDIILATKGGNRWEEGKEGWHWDASPAYLKQAVKDSLRRLQTDYIDVYQLHGGTIDDNWEEIIDTFNQLKKEGLIREYGISSIRPNVFIPFLKDSAAISNMMQLNILDQRASEYFTSIQQSGASVVTRGSIAKGLLTNDWRNRLQSYMGYEKEHVHEIIKKIEHHYEDVHAAALAFNLQYETIASTVIGARTMEQLQQNLTAYQKAQQIDSISTLLEWIEPERYTEHR